aTGACCTCGTTACTGTGAAAGTGGACATGGGGGTGCACAAGGGGTAAAGGGCTCATGTCAAATAAATGCCATCACCAGATAGAGCCCCCCACCCTAACACAAACCCCACCCTCCCCGGCTTACACGTGCTAATCAACAGGACAATGGCAGTGTGAGGATTACCTGTCACCGCGGCAACCACATCTGCACTCTGAGCCCAACTGGCcgcacccctccctctctccctctctccctctctccctctctctcttccttttgcTGTCTTCATCACTCTCAtcctgactctctctcttcctttttcctctACATCTCACGCTCTCACCATTTCAAGGACTCTTACCTACAGGCCCAAGCATGCTACCTCCCTCAAcatccacccccacacacacacgcacacacacacacgcacgcacagaagCCCAGAACACGGAAACCATGGAAACCTTTTGGTCAGGTGTTCACACCCATAACAATAACTTTTTGATGCTCGTGTTTGACATGTATTCATATATGCCATGCACATGGACAGTgaatgtccccccccccacacacacacacaccctcaacaTCCACCCccatacacatccacacacacactcacagagataCTCATACACTGACACTCGCAAACatactcacccacacacacagataatcacacacgcacacacacaggtattcacacattcagactcacaaactcacacacacagaaactaacacactcacaaacacacacacgcacataaacacacacacatacgcacacagacacacacgcacgcacggcGTGAGTGACAGTCCTAGCTTTTGGGGTAAAATGGCTGTCACCCTTATGTTTGTCTGCAAGTGCTCAGGGGTGTTCAGAGCCCTGGAGTCAGTGAGCTCCTTTTCACGCAAAACCATGGCCCTCCTAaatggggaaaggggggagtgTCACACATTAGCGCTAAAATTACACTGTGTACGTGTTGTTACATCTCTGGATTTAGGTGTCATGTTCAGCATGTGTGAGGCAGGGCAgctgggctgggggggtgggggggtggcccctccccctctttgcATTGACTGGCAGCTGGCAGCCTGCCGCACAGCCCAGCCCCCCACACTCCAGTCTGGCTAATTACAGCCAATGATTGCTCAGCACCAGGCGCGGTCTCCACACCTGCCCCTCCACCAGTGAGACCGGCCCATCTGGGCCGAATGAACGGGCAGGATTCTCAGGcttgggggggtgtggggttggggggttgggtgggtaTCTGCTGACAGGACAGGCAGCTGAAAGTGCTACTGAGGGAcctggggggtgtgggggtgagtttcgggaggtgggggggggggggggggggggtggttgggggcaGATGCACAAAGACTACtgagttctgaaaaaaaaaagaatttaattttaaaacatcatcaacaacaacagttgcagaaaatgtgttttcgTCTTCTTTTCCTTGAATAATCAACCAAATTAATCGAATCAAAACTGAATCTTCTCACCTCACTCCTGGCTGATTCCATGACTCACCACATTTCTTTATCCCCCTTTCATCAAATGATGGCctttgtatgaataaataaatccctctttctttctcttgctctaaaacacacaacacacacacacacacacacagtcatgctgCCCTGTTTGTTCCAtggctgcctctctcacactcagcCAATATTAACCCTGTCAGTGCTGCATCAGTGCAGCGGCTTCTCTAACAGCTCATTTTAAACAagtattttttaatgcagagaTGCTTTGATCGCTTAGGCATCATTGTTACATAATCCTAGCATTGATGTTTCAGCATTTCGTATGACCTGCTGATCCGAACAGACATTGGAGAAAAGATTACAGtgctttactgtcatttagcagacagtaaAGCAATGTAATCTTACATACAGAATCTTACATAGATTACTGTTTTCacatactatccatttatatagctggatatttaccaaggcaattttgggttaagtaccttgcccaggggtacagcagcagtgccccagcagggaattgaaccagcaagctttcagtTAGAAGGCCTGCCCCTTACTTCTACGCTAAACTGCCACCAGATTAACAGCAGTTTTCTATCCTTGAAAGGACAGCATTGAGAAAATACATAAGCACATGACTGCAAAGCGCTTGAGCTTGCTCCACTTTCCTGCTCCCAGCCCTGCCAGCTCTGCTGTTCAGAGAGGTCATGGCCTCACACAAAGCCGCATATGAAGTGTTTCAAACCAGGCCTTCATCATGCTACACGACCCAAACGTGACATGCTATCGGCTCGGTGATgagcatcacagcacagcagcaacagGTTCTGTGAGAGtctgcacacacctgcaaaaAAGGATAGGGATAGGGTAGGGACAGGAtcaatatatactatatatatatatatatatatatatatatatatatatatatatatatatacatacatatgtatgtattatttactAAAGAGTAGCTCCTTCCAAGCTCCTGCATTTGGGGCGTGAGGAATGGAGCTGGCTGTGCAGAGGCAGATGAATTTAAGCTTGGCTGGTGGTAACCtactccccctccccgccccccagTCCGTCGGAAAAAGAAGGGATAGAATTTCTTGGCTACATGAGAAATGAGACAGACCCTGTCACAGAACTCCAGGCTGTCAACGTTCTCACGCATACATCTGAAAAGTGTACCGCACCTCCCATAATGCTTTTCAAGGCTCAAACTCTGGCTCCTGCAAAGCAGTACAAGCGATGTCATACGTGGTTAAACTTtagctcccacaatgcactgcagggGATGTCAGTTGACCAAACTgcatctcccacaatgcattgcaagTTTCATCAGATGGTCACCCAGAGTGCATTGCAGGGACTGCTGCTTTTGGGCTGCAGCTACAAACTGGGACAGGACCCCTGAGGTGCTCCAGAAGCTGAGAAAATTGCTTACACAATGGCTGACCGATCTGAAGCAATCAAGTGTGCTTTTGACGTGGAGGGCAAAGGGATTTGATTGCTTCATGTCAGACAATCATCAAGGAGGCAGTTAGAGCTGAGTGGTTCTGTTCTGCCTGCCCTAACAGTGAGAAGCAGCCACATCTGCCGCGAGCTGATAGGTGTGAGGATCCATCTGCAGACTACAGTGAGGAGTATGGTACATGCTGGTTCTAACAGCACAACACTGAGTGTGTGCTCTGgtgtgagatggagagagatagagagggtgGCTGCAAATAATACACAATCTCACATGTAGAGGCCGCACAAGGGTATGGCTGCTAATCCACTCAAAGCATTGTAAGTCAGTTGTAACTTTATGATGGATGGGGAAGCCAACAGGGAGACGGTGTAGGTTACACTTTTCCCATGGTGCAGTGCGGCAGGGGCCCAGAGCTATGGGATTCTTTGCATACTGCAGGTTGTCCAACACTTGCTATGAGATCCAGTGCTTAGCCAAGGCCTCGTGGTGGTCAGGCTGAGTTGAGTGTAAATGCATGAATCTGATTTTACAAACTTGACAATAAAAAGCAGGACCTCATCGTCTGAAAGCTTTACACttgaaaaataacacttttttagTTCACATGGTACGAGTTTCAAATGATGAGATGGAGTTATGAACATCTAAAGTTTCTCAACACCAAATCAGAAGCGACCAGGTTAAAACAAATAATCTTATATTATGTCTGTTTTGCAATTCCTTTGGTGTTTAGATCATAATCATTTTGTTTCTAGAActataaaaatgcacagagttgtTTGATatcctgtgtctgtttgcataTTAATGAAGTTTAGTAGGTTTCTTGGTTTATTGGACGGTTTCCTACACATTTCCCTGTGTTATTTGATCTGATGACAAAACTCCAAATAGCAATGAACTGAAATACAATCTGGCTCGgactgtaaataataaaacacactggTCCAAGAACTGAGCCCTGAAGAATGCCATGGTATGTTGCACCGGGCATGGGCAAGTGAAAAAGCCGTAAAATAAGGAGAAAGCCACGAAATGATGCAGtttataacattattttcttaGCTAATTCCCTTATCCGAAACGATTTTTAATAGCTGCCATTTTCACAGGGCTGGATAACACTGACATATTTTCACCTGTGGCTCTATCCatgaagaggaaagaaagagaactgTGACCTAACCAGATAAATGCACCTTTTGAATTGcagatattttctttttgggagttttttgttttgttttgttttgttttgatgggtACTCATCTCAGTTGCAACTCTGTCAAGccccacacaccaccccacATCACCTCtcacaaaagggaaaaacaggaataaaagcCAGCAaacatattctctctctctctctctctctctctctctctctctctctctctctctctctctctctctctcacacacacacacacacacacacacagaagaaggTCTTACTGAGATAAGGCATTCACTGTCCCCATTTAGTGACCTGATTTTGGGAGAGTTAATCAGATCCTTGTGCAgatgaaagtgttttttctttgctgtgtcATTGAGGGAAACACAGAGTCACTCATACAGTCGATTCTGGGGGGTGTGATAGTTTCACTTGGGCCTGCTTAGAGGTGCAACCACTGTTCTTCATGCAATTAATGCAGTTGACTAATAATTTATGCAGTTCTGCTCACAACACTCAGCAATTTAACATTTCCTGCAGTACTGTTGCCCGgttaaaaatattatattattattaaataaacaatcaatACCCTTCATGATGATAAAGCTTTTCATATTTTGGATTGCCgtgaatgtattaaaattatCTACCCTTTATCTACCCTACGGACGGCTCAACTGTGCAGTACCCGTTCTCCTGGCATCTTTTCAATCGTGCAGGACGGAGGAGCTGCTCTCAACTAATGCAGGTGACAGGCGTGTCCAAGCGCACCGCGGAGAGAGAACATCGCGTCTCTGCGGTGGACGGGGCCAGGGAGACCCACTGGCACAACGGGGACGTTCGGAGTAAAGCCAGGGCGACACCAGTGcaaaattacagcaaattaCGGGTGAATTCAGGATAAGTAAAGAGTAAATGCAAGACTTGAGTAAGGTAGGAGTAAGCCCCAAAGACTGAGATCAGGTTAAGAGTAAAGTCAGAGAAAGATTGGGGTAAATTAAGACTAAAATCAGAATATGATACGATTAAGGTCTGAGTCACATGACCCCTTTTCAAtactaaaaaatattttaaaaacacaacacaaacatatttacaaagttcattttttcattcattttaataattattatttgaaaatgtctcCGTGTGTATTCCgttgtgaaagcatttttgtcaGATGAGGAGGCtccagggacgtttctagctattgaaaagatccggggctaagtcaagtttgcctgaagcttgtctttttttttttttgaagggagatcggcatcggtagggtggggaggttatatctacctttataataaataaatattatcaaaccttcggacgctgcaggtcaagttccgctctgttaaacagtgtgttgttttgctatcaacacctcctttttcagggcgaaaatatttgggcctaggcttaaaatattcggggctatagccccgaatgatcggacctaacgaaGCCACTGTGAGGAGCACAGTGTAGGCTCTTGACCCAATCCTTGAGTCAGCAGCATTATTCTTTGTACCATACTGGATCTTTCAAAATTAGTCACAACAAAAGAGCAAGCAACCTAATGATTAAATGACAGATAAGATTATTTTCCTTTATCAAcctcattttatcatttacttGTTTTAATTATAACAAACGCGTCCTGTTGCTGGCATGCTGTTCTATCCAGCGGACGTCATTTGGCGTCGATGCTTTGTATTCTTATACGCCTGTTCAGTTATCTCAACACCGCCTAAGGGAGGGCACAGTAGCACAGTCTGTACTGCGTACGCTTCACCTTAGGGGTGAGGTGAAAAGACAACTGCAGCACAGAACGCGTGCTGCCAAATGACATCAGACTGATCactcatctgtctgtgtgtgtgtgcgtgtattgaaaaaatgtttctgaccTGTTCCAACTAAATTCTACAGTCCGCAGCGCTccactaataaaataaaaaaagggggaaaagtgGTGTTTTGTATCGGTAACCAGTCCATAGTTTTGACTGGAAACGAATCGGTTAATTACCGGCTTATTTGGATTTTTCCCACGGCGCCAGATGAATGTGTTCTGTCCATGTGCGAAGCCACGTCAGTGGAAGTACAGGGacatggggtgggggtgggggtgggggtagagggtggggtgggggcagtaAGGGGGGAGGGTGCCGCCGCACCGAAACTGGGGCCTCTCCGAGTTCTTCTGAGCCTACCTTTAAAGCAGCCCCCAAACAACCGCAGCGGGACAAATGCTCACAAGGAGAAAAAACGATTGATTTCCTGCTTAATATTCTAGATATCGTGACGATGTACTGCACcttataaataatgaatgtgatGACGTAAACAATGCGGCGTTCTGCAGCGCCAGGTCGCGGTGTTTCGCATTCACAAACGGAAGGAGGAGCCGCGGAGGAGGTCGTGATGCGCCGGTGACGTACATGCGGGAGTTCTTATGCTGCGCTGCCGCAGccgagctgggagagagagagaggagggggaaggcaCGGGCATTCGGAGAGGACAAGCCATTAGCACGGCTAAAATAAGCCAGAAATCTAAAATAATTCACGATAAATCGGGAAAAACAACGacaccaacagcaacaacaaaaaaaattaaattaataattggCACGCCAGGCTGAATTTAAACCCCTCCTCTCTTGCTGTTATATAAATAGGCttattatatatactgtacattttcctCATTGTTTATTGTCCATTAAATatagaaaaaaggaaacctacagtcattattttacatttttccgAACCtatattttttacacaaataaatggGTGATTACGGGTTCGGCTTGTTGCAAACGGCTAACATTAACAACAGCTCTTCGATCTTTGGTGGAGGCGCTTTCAGGTCGTACACGACCCCCTCTCCAGTTTCGAGTGCCCGGGTCTCCCCCGTCACAGTCAGCGGCTTCTCGGTGTCCGCCAGCAGTAGCGCAGCCGCCGTGTCCTCGCTGTTCCTGTCAGCCGCTGCGCATCAGCAAAAAATGCCGGATGAGCTGGTCGTGGGGGTGAAAACCGCGCAGCAGTCTCCGCCAGTCGagaaaagcaacagcaacaacgCAGCCAACAAAACCGGACAACAGCAACCAGGGAGCAACAACAACCGCTGCCCCGACTTCGGCAACCATTTGGGGCAGAAGATACTGGACTACAACCACCTCAACCACCATCAGCAGCAGCTGTCTGATTTTAAGGCGAGCGTAAATCAAGACAAGTTCGGTCAGACGCAGCACATCTGTGACCTTCAGCAGGACCGGAAAAAAGCGACGCAGATCAGCCAGCCGCAGGCTGAGTTCGCCGGCTCCCCGCCTCCCCCACCGCAAGCGGAGTTCGGTCACCTGACGCTCAAGCAGCAGTACGCTGCCATCGGCCATCACCACCAGGGCACCCCGGAATCCGACCGCAGCCTGGACTCCAGCCCCGTTCAGGTCAGCACCGCGTCGGTGGAGGAGGCGGAAGCCAATGCGGTGTCCTCTGCGTCGCCTTCGGCGTCTTCCGTGAATCCGAACAAGGTTAAAATCCAGATGGCCTCCCCCACCGCCCACCTCATCAACAACGGCAGCGGCTCCGCAAACATGCTGCCCGCAGGTCTCGCTGCCGGTTTCACCGCCCTTCAGAACCAAGAGATGCCAAACCCGCATCAAAACCCGAGCGGCTCGACTTCCCCGACCCTTCCCGGATTCGGCACTCCGTGGTCCGTTCAGACCAGCTCCCCGCCACCGCCCGTCTCCAACCCCACCAATCCGAACCACGCCAACCCACTGAACCAGATCCACAGCTCTGAGCCCGACAACAGCTTCTATCCCGGAATCCCCTCCTCCATCAACCCGGCCTTTTTCCAGAGCTTTTCGCCGGTGTCGGCTAATCCCTGCGCGGGGATTAACGTGCAGGGCTTCGGCGGTCCTTTCTCCCCCCAGATCAGCCTCCCCCCGCAGCAACAGAGCCGGAGGTCGCCGGTCAGTCCGCAGATGCATCACCAGCACCAGGGCACCTTTCTCCAGCAGCGGAACAATTACAACCACCATCAGGTGAGCGTCTATACCGTTCTCCTGTTAATGGCTATCagaccaacccccccccccaccccccacacacacacacacacacacacacaaacacacacacactcacctacaaTGTCACATGAGAGCGAAGCAGAACGGACTGTTTTGTATCTGCAACTGTATTTTGTGGCCTGATAGTAACGCCTGCGGTCGCCAAAACGCCGATTTTGTCTGCAGCGGTTAAGCCACAGTTATCCTGATGTTTTGCTGAGGTCCACCTTGGGACCGGACGTGGGGCGAAGGGACTGTTCACTGCACCGAGGCCATTCCGCCACTGCGTTCTAGAATGCGGCGTGCTTCGTGACATAAATCGCACCGCGGCGAATTCCGCGTGTGATGAGGAATTTCAGTgcagccctcctcctcctccgtgcAGAGAAAAGCATGTGTCCAAGCATCGCAATGGAAAAAAACGACACTGGCCAGAGATGCGTCGGACATGTTTTTCATACGTGATGCAGGCTTTGTAGAAGCTGCCCCGAGGGGGTCCCCTTTCGAGGAGTGAATCCCAGACGCTTCTCGCTTTAACCCTTCGGCAGGAGGCGTTTTAACTGTATCAGAGCGGCTAGCGGCGTTAGGAGTCCGGTCACGTGATGTTCCTGAAACGATCCGGCCCACAGGATTAATCCCGTGTGGAGGGGAGGCCTAAAAATAGACCGGAGAGGCTGTATTCTGCTAGGGGAAGATCCGCCAGAGCGCAGAGTGGAGCCATTGTTTTCATGCGCACGAATAAGTACTGTAATTATTAACAGAGAGGATTAGGAACGTTAAGGCCACTGCTGGGGtttaaaggagaaaaatgcCCTTCCATTCTTCCTGGAGTTtaaacactcagacacatactcacacatacacacgctcatacacacacacactaattgATCATGAATAAACTGGACTGCCGTGGGGGTTTTTTGAAAGCTGATTTGGTGAGGGGTTGGTGCCAGTATGGCGCTGAGGGAGTGTGAGAGCGTTCCCCTCTGGGACTGGCATGGTTGAGATGCAGTTCTGACTGTGACCAGTGCGTTGTGACTCTGGCACCAGCGTGGTTGAGGTGCGGTCCTGACTGTGAGCAGTGTGTTGTAACTGCGGGAACTGGCACAGCTGAGGTGTGGTTTCGTTTGGGACCGATGCGGTCAGAATGAGGTTGCCACTCCGGGGGCCTATGCGGTTGCGGTGAGGTCGCAGCTTGGGAATGGACACGGTGACTCTGCAGAGCTTGGGGCGGTGATGTCAGCCTGATGTTCTGATTGGCTCCTGAGTCACGCTGCAGCGcggactggggggggggtcggaaTAGGGGACTGAGTACACACAAAATCAGTCAAAGGCAggaggggtggcagtgtagcattgtggttaaggagtaAGAGTAGGAGtgggttcaattccccactggggaactgctgctgtaccctcgggcaaggtacttaacccacacttacctcagtaaacatccaatGAATaacgtaaaaaactgtaactgatgtaggtcactctggataagagtgtctgttaaatgacaataatgtaatgtaatgacggGATCCAGGAGGGGCATGGGGGGTCCATTTACCTGAGCTCCCTGTGGCACAGGTACAGGACAGGGGCGTACCTGATCCCCCAGGTGCTCACAATGATGGGAATGGAAGGGGACTTCACTCTCCTGTCCTGTGGGGCCACCACATTAGTGCCCAGCTCTCTCGCCTGTGCTGGGTGACGGCTGTTCTCAAGTCAGGAGATGTGCAGACACTGCTGAGGGGCAGAGGTGCACTCTGCTCTcagcagctgatcctggatcaacataacacatttttacagtgaatgggcagggttagggtttgggcgTAGGCAAACCGATTTTACATCTGTTGTCAAGGGTATGAATTACCCCAGTCAAGCTTGGGTGAGGATTGTATGGATGGTGTAGGTGGAGTCTGGGTGGGAAAAACTGGAAGAAAAGCCGGGAGGGCCAAAAACAAGGAGTCGGGTGTGGGCTGCATTTGTGTCTGATTCCCTTGCAGTAGAGCCTGACTGGGCCTTCAGAGTGAAGCATGCTCTCACGATGTCTTAGAGAAAACATCACGATAATGTCCCTGCAAAGTTATGGAAGTAGTTCCGGCATTTGACGAGCTTTCACAGAGGGTGAAATGTTTCcctcatgctgtgtgtgtgtgtttatgtgcatgcatccaagcgtgtgtgtatgtttgtgtgtgcgtgtgtgtgagagagtctgtgtgtgcctatatgtgtgcttgtgtgtgcacgcctgtgtgtgtgtgcgtgtgtgtgtgagagagaaagagtgagaagcTTCTCCTCCTGTGTTGTGTAATGATAGACATCAGGTGTGTGATTCATCCATCTTCATTGCAGCTTAAGGCCACTGCCGTGTGCAGTGTGACAGTAGGGGCTGCTGTTCTGGCCCATCATTAATCCATCTCAGAGGTGTCCCTGGTTCCCGGCCCTCTCTGCGGCCTCAGACAGGGAACCTTACATcctgctgtatttttaacactgcctacaaagacacacacactgccacagtgtCCAGACTGCCCTACCTATCAACAACCATTGCATTCAAACTGCGTTCAGACCGCATAAACACGTTTGAACCATGCAAACAGACTCAGACCACACAAACACGTTCGaatcatacaaacacattcagacCGCACAAGCACATTCAAaccatacaaacacattcagacCACACAAATGAGTTCAAACGGCATAGACGCATTAAATGCGTTAAGCTGCACGTCCCTGTTAATGCGGCCTTGGGTCCTCTAGTTTCCTGTGGGGTGGAGTCTCTGGGCATCAGGATGTGCATTTCAGGGCACAGCTGGTGGAGCACCTGCAGggccaggtgtgtgtgcttaGTATACCCACAAATGTCTGCGCCACCAACATTTCTAACGtatgacagaaagagaaatacCAAGTTCTTCAtacaaatccaaaaaaacattcaaaataagaGATTAGATGCAGAACAAAATTTAATTCTAAAATATTCGACATCCCCACGCAGGCTGATGGCCAGAGGCCTGCTGTGAGTGTGCGGAGGGCATCCGGTGAGGTGTTAAAGCTCGGAGCCAGGCAGGTTTGTGTCCCCCGCAGGGCAGGCGGCACGGGGTCTGACTCAGCGGTCTGCAGGCAGTGATCCCGGTCCTGCCACGTCCCCGGGTGGCGTGATTCAGCGGGCCCTCTGGCATCTCGTTGCCGCCTTATGGTCATTGTTCCGGGCCTCAATGGCGGTTCTGTTTCTCCGCTCGGTGCTGAAACAATCGGCCGTGTGGTCCCGCTCAGAGTTGCTCGACATTAACCCTTTCCTTACACCCAGCCTGGGTCTCTTAGAGATGGTTAGAGATTagttaaaaagtttttttttgcttggacCTGGGTTTAGAGCTCAGGAGATGGG
The nucleotide sequence above comes from Megalops cyprinoides isolate fMegCyp1 chromosome 2, fMegCyp1.pri, whole genome shotgun sequence. Encoded proteins:
- the cpeb2 gene encoding cytoplasmic polyadenylation element-binding protein 3 isoform X3, producing MGDYGFGLLQTANINNSSSIFGGGAFRSYTTPSPVSSARVSPVTVSGFSVSASSSAAAVSSLFLSAAAHQQKMPDELVVGVKTAQQSPPVEKSNSNNAANKTGQQQPGSNNNRCPDFGNHLGQKILDYNHLNHHQQQLSDFKASVNQDKFGQTQHICDLQQDRKKATQISQPQAEFAGSPPPPPQAEFGHLTLKQQYAAIGHHHQGTPESDRSLDSSPVQVSTASVEEAEANAVSSASPSASSVNPNKVKIQMASPTAHLINNGSGSANMLPAGLAAGFTALQNQEMPNPHQNPSGSTSPTLPGFGTPWSVQTSSPPPPVSNPTNPNHANPLNQIHSSEPDNSFYPGIPSSINPAFFQSFSPVSANPCAGINVQGFGGPFSPQISLPPQQQSRRSPVSPQMHHQHQGTFLQQRNNYNHHQPMMKQSPWSSHQGSGWSSGGMSWGGLQGRDRRQGGMGVPGTVSQISPMKKAFSSSVIAPPKFPRSAPSLGPKPWIDENVFRTDSNSNSLLPLQDRSRMYDSLNMHSLESSLIDIMRAEQDPMKGRMGYPHPGTDNLLMLNARSYGRRRGRSSLFPIDDGLLDDGHGNQGVPGVLNSPSCYPHQNGERMERFSRKVFVGGLPPDIDEDEITSSFRRFGHLVVDWPHKAESKSYFPPKVFGEKRFCGAYSSQPESQWLWSYSRHMGWRLPLPWTGCVQEVSTVIVP